In Mycobacterium branderi, the DNA window CTGACAGCGATCAACGCCTGCGATTACGGGGTGCCGGTGGCGATGGCGGGCAATTCGATCGTCACCGAGCGGTTTCTGCGTTATTACGCCGGCTACGTCGACAAAGCCCACGGGTTGAGCACCCCGGTCAGCGGCAGCTTCGACGTCAACATTGTCGAACGCGAATCCTACGGCGTGGTCGCGGTGATCACACCGTGGAACGGACCGTTGGTCGTCATCGGTTCCGGTGTGGCACCAGCTCTGGCCGCCGGTAACGCCGTCGTCCTCAAGCCATCCGAGCTGGCACCGTTGGCGCCGTTGCGCTTCGGCGAGTTGTGTCTCGAGGCGGGCCTGCCGCCGGGATTGGTCAATGTCGTGCCGGCGAAAGCCGAGGGCGGGCAAGCTCTGGTCGCCCACCCCGGGATAGGAAAGATTCACTTCACCGGCGGGCATGACACCGCCCGTCAGGTACTGCGGACCGCCGCAAGCAATCTCACCCCGGTGATCGCCGAACTCGGTGGGAAGTCGGCCAACATCGTGTTCGCCGACGCCGACCTTGATGCCGCCGCCACCCTGGCCGCGTTCCAGGGGCCGCTGACCCAGTCTGGTCAGAGCTGTGCCTGCGCGAGCCGAATTCTGGTCCAGGACAGCATCTACGAGACGTTCCTGGATAAATTCCTGACTGCGGTGCAGTCCGCGCCGATCGGCGATCCGCTGCGCCCCGACGTGCTGTTCGGGCCGGTTGTCAGCGAATCTGCAGCGACGCGGATCATGGAGGTCATCGACGACGCAATCACCCAGCGGAGCGGTGAACTCGTCGCGGGCGGGCACCGGATCGGCGATGAACTCGCCGAGGGTTTCTACATCGAACCGACCGTGTTCGCCGACGTCGACAACCGGTCTGCCTTGGCTCAGAAGGAGACATTCGGACCGGTCGTCTCAGTGATGCGGTTTCGCGACGAGAACGACGCCGTTAACTTGGCCAACGACACGCGATTCGGACTCAACGCCTTTATCCAGACGAACGATCTGCGCCGCGCTCACCGCGTCGCGCGGAGACTCGAGGCCGGCTCAATTTGGATCAACACCTTCAGCGACATCCAGCCCCAGGGACCGTACGGCGGTTACAAACACAGCGGTTTCGGTCGCACGGGCGGCCTCGAGGGGCTCTACGAATTCCTGCAGACCAAGAACATCCGCATCGGGATGCCCGCTACTTGAGCATGCTGCCCGCGTCGACGGTGACCGGAAGGCCGGTGATGTAACGGGATTCATCGGATGCCAGGAACAACACCGCGTTGCTGATGTCCGCCGGCTCGACCCATCCGACCGGCAGCACGTGCATGAATTGGGCGGCCACTTTGAGGTCGTCGGCGCCGGGGTTTTCCAGGTCCGGCCGGAACAGCTTCATCGTCCCCTCGTTCATGAACATCGGCGTGTTCACGTTGGTGGGGTGAACGGAATTGACCCGGATGAAGTGCTGGCCAAGCTCGACCGCAAAGGTCCGCATCAGGCCCACCACCCCATGCTTAGCCGCGATGTAGTGACCGGTGTGCGGGTAGGCCTTGAGCCCACCGACCGAACTGGTCAGGATGATCGAGCCGCCCTGGCCCTGGGAGATCATTTGCGGTACACCGGCTTTCACGGTTTTCCAGACTCCGGACAGGTTGACGTCGATCATGTCGCACCAGTCGTCCTCGCTGGTCTTGTGCAGGGTCTGCCCGCCGTTGCCGATACCGGCGTTGGCGCAGATGATGTCCAGCCGGCCCAACTGCTCGACCCCGCTGTCCACCGCCGCTTTCAGGGCGTCGTAGTCACGCACATCGACCTCCGCGGTCACGACGCGACGGTCAAGCCCCTTGACGAGGTCGGCGGTTTCGGCCAAATCGTCCGGCGTAGACGGCGGAATCTCGCTGCTGCTGCTAATCGGCTTGCAGATGTCGACCGCGATGATGTCCGCGCCTTCCTGGGCCAGACGCACCGCGTGGCTACGCCCCTGGCCTCGGGCCGCACCGGTGATGAACGCAACCTTGCCCTCGACTCGTCCGCCCATGCCCGCACCTCGCTAATTTATTGGTCGATCGATCAGGAAGCGTCGCACTAATCGGCCGGAGTGTCAACCGTGTGCCGATGCGGGCGCCTTGAGCAGGTCCAGCTGGCGTTCGACGAATGCGCGCAACTCGTCGTGCCCCTGGGTGACACCGACGGCGCTCTCGTTGCACAGGCTGCGGGCCGTCTGTGTGATCAGCATCGAGATCGCGACCGGTGGATACTCGGCGATATCGATTCCGTTGGCCCGCAGCACCATGGTCAC includes these proteins:
- a CDS encoding mycofactocin-coupled SDR family oxidoreductase, whose protein sequence is MGGRVEGKVAFITGAARGQGRSHAVRLAQEGADIIAVDICKPISSSSEIPPSTPDDLAETADLVKGLDRRVVTAEVDVRDYDALKAAVDSGVEQLGRLDIICANAGIGNGGQTLHKTSEDDWCDMIDVNLSGVWKTVKAGVPQMISQGQGGSIILTSSVGGLKAYPHTGHYIAAKHGVVGLMRTFAVELGQHFIRVNSVHPTNVNTPMFMNEGTMKLFRPDLENPGADDLKVAAQFMHVLPVGWVEPADISNAVLFLASDESRYITGLPVTVDAGSMLK
- a CDS encoding aldehyde dehydrogenase family protein — protein: MIELPSGALLIGDERITGASGGTHAHIYPGTGQPNATVELAGSAEIDRAVTVARDAQRQWVGYSVDQRRDLLVGLADLVSEHAAELTAINACDYGVPVAMAGNSIVTERFLRYYAGYVDKAHGLSTPVSGSFDVNIVERESYGVVAVITPWNGPLVVIGSGVAPALAAGNAVVLKPSELAPLAPLRFGELCLEAGLPPGLVNVVPAKAEGGQALVAHPGIGKIHFTGGHDTARQVLRTAASNLTPVIAELGGKSANIVFADADLDAAATLAAFQGPLTQSGQSCACASRILVQDSIYETFLDKFLTAVQSAPIGDPLRPDVLFGPVVSESAATRIMEVIDDAITQRSGELVAGGHRIGDELAEGFYIEPTVFADVDNRSALAQKETFGPVVSVMRFRDENDAVNLANDTRFGLNAFIQTNDLRRAHRVARRLEAGSIWINTFSDIQPQGPYGGYKHSGFGRTGGLEGLYEFLQTKNIRIGMPAT